From a region of the Bacillus sp. 2205SS5-2 genome:
- a CDS encoding phage portal protein: MPLISRLFQSRDGPKNSFLGSTYSIFFGSTTSGKTVNERTAMQTTAVYACVRILAETIASLPLHLYRYTDNGKEKAVENSLYYKLHDEPNAEMTSFVFRETLMSHLLLWGNAYAQIIRDGRGNVLSLYPLLPDRMTVDRTSTGELFYEYRKDTGSVILRSEEVLHIPGLGFDGLVGYSPIAMAKNAIGMALATEEYGARFFANGANPGGVLEHPGVVKDPAKIRESWNAVYQGSGNAHRIAVLEEGMKFQSIGIPPEQAQFLETRKFQTEEICRIFRVPPHLVANLDKATFSNIEHQSISFIDNTIMPWVTRIEQSMKKALLSETDKKEYFIKFNLNGRLRGDAGSRAQFYQIMRQNGVMSANDIRELEEMNMIPEEQGGDKYLVNGNFVDMSNAGAWTEKYKEG; encoded by the coding sequence ATACCATTGATATCTAGACTTTTTCAATCAAGAGATGGACCAAAGAACAGCTTTTTAGGAAGTACTTACAGTATTTTCTTTGGCAGTACGACAAGTGGAAAAACAGTTAATGAAAGAACAGCAATGCAGACCACTGCAGTCTATGCTTGTGTCCGGATCCTTGCAGAAACCATTGCAAGTCTTCCGCTACATCTATACAGATACACTGACAATGGTAAGGAAAAAGCAGTGGAAAACAGTTTATATTATAAGCTCCATGATGAGCCAAATGCCGAGATGACTTCGTTTGTGTTTAGAGAAACACTGATGAGTCATCTTTTATTATGGGGAAATGCCTATGCACAGATTATCCGGGATGGAAGAGGCAATGTGCTTTCTCTTTACCCTCTACTGCCTGATCGGATGACAGTTGATAGAACATCTACTGGTGAACTTTTTTATGAATACAGAAAAGACACAGGCTCGGTAATCCTTCGGAGTGAAGAGGTTCTTCATATTCCAGGGCTTGGTTTTGATGGTCTTGTGGGGTATTCACCGATTGCAATGGCTAAAAATGCGATTGGAATGGCCCTTGCAACCGAAGAATATGGGGCTAGGTTTTTTGCAAATGGCGCTAATCCAGGTGGTGTTTTAGAACATCCTGGTGTGGTTAAGGATCCTGCGAAAATTCGAGAAAGCTGGAATGCAGTCTACCAAGGAAGTGGCAATGCCCATCGTATTGCAGTCCTTGAAGAAGGCATGAAATTTCAAAGCATCGGCATTCCACCAGAACAAGCTCAATTTCTAGAAACGAGGAAGTTTCAAACGGAAGAGATTTGTAGAATCTTTCGAGTCCCACCCCATTTAGTGGCAAACCTTGATAAAGCGACTTTTAGTAATATTGAACATCAGTCTATTAGCTTTATCGATAATACCATTATGCCTTGGGTGACAAGAATTGAGCAGTCTATGAAGAAGGCTCTGTTAAGTGAAACCGATAAGAAAGAGTACTTTATCAAGTTTAATCTGAATGGACGACTCCGAGGAGATGCAGGTTCAAGAGCTCAATTCTATCAAATCATGCGACAAAATGGGGTCATGTCTGCCAATGACATTCGAGAACTTGAAGAAATGAACATGATTCCTGAAGAGCAAGGTGGAGATAAATATTTAGTCAACGGAAATTTTGTTGATATGTCAAACGCAGGAGCATGGACAGAAAAATACAAGGAGGGATAA
- a CDS encoding head maturation protease, ClpP-related: protein MKKKFWNWVKNEEGRTLFLDGVIAEDSWFGDEVTPKQFKSELINDGGDITVWINSPGGDVFAASQIYNMLMDYKGDVTVKIDGIAASAASVIAMAGGEVHMSPVSMMMIHNPMTIAFGDTAEMKKAIQMLSEVKESIINAYELKTGLSRTKLSHMMDDESWFNSKKAVELGFADAIMFQEGSNQDSSDEGIIYNKMAVVNSFLHKLPQKKTGTDITILDKRLDLLKF from the coding sequence TTGAAAAAGAAATTTTGGAATTGGGTCAAAAACGAGGAAGGCAGGACACTTTTTCTTGATGGAGTGATTGCTGAAGATTCGTGGTTTGGTGATGAAGTGACACCCAAACAATTTAAATCCGAACTAATCAATGATGGTGGAGACATAACGGTTTGGATCAACTCACCAGGTGGCGACGTATTTGCAGCGAGTCAAATTTATAACATGCTTATGGATTACAAAGGAGATGTAACTGTAAAGATTGATGGAATAGCCGCTAGTGCTGCCTCAGTCATTGCGATGGCAGGTGGGGAAGTTCATATGTCACCCGTCTCTATGATGATGATCCATAATCCGATGACCATTGCTTTTGGCGATACAGCTGAAATGAAAAAGGCGATCCAGATGCTGAGTGAAGTAAAAGAAAGTATTATCAACGCTTATGAACTGAAGACAGGTCTTTCCAGGACTAAGCTCTCACACATGATGGATGATGAAAGCTGGTTTAATTCCAAAAAAGCGGTGGAGCTTGGTTTTGCTGATGCAATTATGTTCCAAGAAGGAAGTAATCAAGACTCATCCGATGAAGGGATTATTTATAACAAGATGGCAGTTGTGAATTCCTTTTTACACAAACTGCCACAGAAGAAAACAGGAACAGACATCACCATATTGGACAAGAGGCTAGACCTCTTGAAATTTTAA